A window of Garra rufa chromosome 11, GarRuf1.0, whole genome shotgun sequence genomic DNA:
CATGGAAAAATAAGGTAGATGTGTGTAGTGTATTTTTCAAGCAGGAGTCTGCATTCCACAAACATTCCATTAGAATCTTTGACAGTATCAACATCACACACTGTAATGATGTCACAGCCAGCACACCATTAATGAAGCTGCAGGAATCTATGAGCCACATTTATCCGGAAATTGGAAATGTATTGTAGTTGGTTGATTACAGTGGCTTGTGATAACAATGACTTCTGATAATATAGCTCAGTCAGAGCATCACAGAGAACTGGCTTTTGCAGCCCGTTTAGCTGCACAACTTGCATTGCCACAACCGAAGGATGTCACATTTCAATCAGTCATCTGCAACTTCATGTGGAATCTGACTGAGCAGTATGTCTGTTCCTTACATTCTAAATATGTTAATATTATATTCTTTTGTAATATAATTATTCATtgatccatccatgcatccaatTTCAATCTACTTGtcctatatattatattatgttatatcttattttattattttctcttatattataattatattattcatACATCCATTTTCCAATCTGCTTGTTGTATGTATGGCAtattatcagtgttgggggtaacgcattacaagtaacgcgagttacgtaatcagattacttttttcaagtaactagtaaagtaacgcattactttttccaaataactaatgccagttacttttttctcatttattgattgaaatcaggagtaagatgtcactttagttctagaataaatgtgaacaagcattaattaatctcacttacaaaaaaaaaaacagattcagaattacttaaaataaaaaaagtaggctataagtaacataattagttacttttttagggagtaacgcaataaaaaaaaatgtgtaatgcattacttttaaaagtaacttttcccaacactgcatattatattatattgcgaCAATTGTCTATTTTTCAGGAATTTGGAAGTGATACAGGCAGCACTGAGCTACCCGGTAAGTTTACTTTTCCATATTCATTATTTCACTATAAAAGTGTATGAGGATAAAGCTGGATATATTTTGGTAGTTACAAGTTGAAGTTATTAAATCAGTGTGTATGTGGTGAAATCTGGAAAGCTGTAAGGTTTAAAGTCTTAAATATAATCTATCTgttaaaggagtcatcggatgcaaaactcatttttacatgttgtttgaacattaatgtgtgttggcagtttgtgtacacaaccaccctacaatgataaaatgattttatctttaaaagtaatatcccctttttaaaatcagctcattctcagcttcttgacgGTGTGTCGgccgctcccacaatagttgattgacatgagcgccttaccttagactcgccctcaccgagctgaaacagtccgactccgatcaccattgtgtcaAATCAGGTGCAgcggaagacaagaatgtctctgattgagtgattgaggtgttctgttgttggatgtaataatgaacatagcagtcgtcatttactcccgacatctgagccgctgaagacacagaggataacgttactttcatttttgacaggaaagcgccaatcccagcagaagtgagtataagggttttttatgcatctttgcaaatggcctttcttaataatgtgttggttagcaagtttcgcagctaaacacggctaaatgcagctaaagtaaacattatggcttgTTATCCTACAGCTAGTCTCGCGTAGatagaccttcagactgacggctgaaggtcagtgttgccagatcaggttgacgatttccagcccaaaagcttaccaaaacccgcccacttcaacaaaaaccagcccaaattttaactgccaaaataatgagaattttattgccatgtcaaggttgataaggaccatttttatctctttaaaaaaagaataatgacaaaataaaataaagataatcaatttcacaggaatatggatcaaaacagtctgaaaatatgcgtaaaatgtccagaaatcttttcaaagtggaaattaaccgatgactttaacccttggaaaaatgcaagcatcattttcaatgtccacagtaaaaaaaatgctaatttatgtgcaaaaagtgcacaataaagttatgagaaacaaatgtaatgtaaaaccccgtcactcacaagtcatcacatctcactaacgtaaaagacgtaaattgattgacaggtctctgttaaactaaaccagtaagggttccgttaagcaaaaatgagttgatgactgcactacacattatattactgtgatactttgagctcgaacgtactaaaataacatgactaatgataaaagcgaagaaaaaaacagctgattgggcggcttttattttttttaaagcagcccaaattttgtctacccgcccaatgcgttattctccggtccaagccgagcaaaagaagcccaattgggcggaaacccgcccaatctggcaacactgctgaaggtctggaatccatagcagctttcattggccaaggcccgcccataaggccgtttgaccgacatgtcaaacaaccaatcacagttcgtttcgttcagcgtcacgtttcggtgcgtggaaatgcccccacaacaacagactagcgtgcaacaagtcagtcattgaaacaCTGCttgagaacaagcagtaagtcagtaatttgttcgcaaatgtgtataacaacaatggcgtctgcataagcaccttttagcaaaacggcaagtaaatcagtctgcgctttgtttccaaGCAGGCCGAAATTAAACAAGACACTCACGTCTCTCGGAAATCTGATCAAATTCAagtaatcagatgacgacttcgacattgtGTTtgcagttaagtgtaccatatgcatcagacgtttagccaacgtttcGTGGGCATGACATCTGAGGCCGAGActatcccacggcagagaggggcggagcgagcagagctcattagcatttaaaggaacatgcaacagaatagcttgctctaaaaagggctgattttgacaaggatAAAAGAGcggtttttacactaccattgagaaattttaaccaaagtatgttgtagACTTCTTATTAAgagcctaaagaatcatatcaacttgtggaaaatgggcatccgatgacccctttaaagcagtAAGCAAGTATTTTATACATTTGTACATGTGGTTGTAATGCTAGCTAGTCCATAGCTCTAACGTGTCAACCCATCCTAATGGATGATTGCTATTAGCAGAGGATGAGAGTTTTACTCACATGTGACTTGCGTAAACATATTTCGGTATAAACACAATCCCTTTGAAATGTCGCCCTGTGAAAGCAAACTGAATCAAGGAGAATCAAATTGTAACAAGTCCTTGTTTTGGAACAAAGGTTTAAAAATACCCAAACTGTAACCTAACATAAACTTAAAGTGATAAAAACTAGCTCACATCATAAGAACCATAACtcattttgtttttttccactcagttCTCCAGACAGCAAATCTATCAAATGTTAACTTCCATTGCAGCGTCAGCTGCCACAACTGCGACTGATTTAATATCAAAACTGTCTGAGATAGTCAGCATGACTCCATCTGCCGTCGTGAAGTCAAACAGGCCATCAACGTCCTCATCTACTGAAGATATTCAACAAGACACATCAGAAAGACCAGTGATCCTGAAAGTGGAACAACTTCCATATGTGCATCCGCTTGAATCTCTTTTTGGGATCACGGTGGACGGTCTCCTCAGCAGCGCTGACTGCGATTTCAGTGACTCTCTGGGTCAAGACAACTCGCATTCCTCTGAACTCGCTGGCATTGTGGTGGAGGAAGTTCTTCATCGGGTGAATGTTGTGATGCACCACAGTGTGCTGAAGATCAATGCAGCCTCATCACCGTGCTTCGTTTACTTTCGTCCTGATGATTTCTGCACTGATATTGGGGAGTTACTGATCAGTGGTGTCATCCGAAAGCTTGGTGTTTTACGTTGCCACATCTCCCGCGCAATAGCCACGACAGCCATTGGCACGGTTCTTGCGGCAATAGAAGGCAAACTCCCATGTGCTCTCAGGCCGAGTCACTGGGTGGAGGTCACAAGCAATGTAATCGAATACATTGTAGAGGATGTCATTAGTGCTTGGTCAAAGAATCCCACTGCAGCATTCAGAAGATGGGAAACTGGGTCTGT
This region includes:
- the LOC141346176 gene encoding uncharacterized protein, producing the protein MTSDNIAQSEHHRELAFAARLAAQLALPQPKDVTFQSVICNFMWNLTEQNLEVIQAALSYPFSRQQIYQMLTSIAASAATTATDLISKLSEIVSMTPSAVVKSNRPSTSSSTEDIQQDTSERPVILKVEQLPYVHPLESLFGITVDGLLSSADCDFSDSLGQDNSHSSELAGIVVEEVLHRVNVVMHHSVLKINAASSPCFVYFRPDDFCTDIGELLISGVIRKLGVLRCHISRAIATTAIGTVLAAIEGKLPCALRPSHWVEVTSNVIEYIVEDVISAWSKNPTAAFRRWETGSVPVLRPTFESSEGGMSLFLLESDHHPSDSDRSKSTLFDSLMTALYMSKCSGHFSSQDNTCTASEHLHHRLAHLMNCVLRHKTNEVRMAARDFLHYFVEELVQRLFVSSTFPRPATLPENTPVMPFIIKEEDFGLTVVDHLTELLVSQVFDLLAKKFPLAEPVKIERKSHDVSTQNDLPELTFREKLQMMKSNILKKLKNPFRSKKDSKDMDDVEETTEENADGNTTAPEPEKKIFSGFTVSFSIKIKYHT